One Peptostreptococcus equinus genomic window carries:
- the gyrB gene encoding DNA topoisomerase (ATP-hydrolyzing) subunit B, which yields MSNHEYGADQIQVLEGLEAVRKRPGMYIGSTGPRGLHHLVYEIVDNSIDEALAGNCSEIYVSINKDGSVTVVDDGRGIPIEVHPKTGLSTLETVLTVLHAGGKFGGGGYKVSGGLHGVGVSVVNALSEWLIAEISRDGKIYRQEYRKGITQGKLEVISEDAKETGTKITFMPDATIFDEIEFSYETLEYRLRELSFLNKVIKITFEDKREGKEKSKTFHYTGGLVEYVKYLNRTKNTLHENIIHVDKIVDDCVIELALQYTDGYTENIYSFANNINTHEGGVHLSGFKTALTKTINDYARRNNILKEKDSNLSGEDIREGITAIVSVKLSEPQFEGQTKTKLGNTFMRGLVDSISNEEIGSFLEENPSVAKIILEKCLRSQRAREAAKKARELTRRKSVLESTSLPGKLADCSEKSPEKSEIFLVEGDSAGGSAKGGRDRNIQAILPLRGKILNVEKSRLDKILASEEIKNMITAFGCGIGDDFDENKLRYHKIVIMTDADVDGAHIRTLLLTFFFRYMRPLIEQGYVYAAMPPLFKIKKGKKEFYAFSDEELNNTLNEIGRQGTEVSRYKGLGEMNAEQLWETTMDPESRTLLQVTVDDAIMADEIFSMLMGDKVAPRREFIEENAKYVRNLDI from the coding sequence ATGTCTAATCATGAGTATGGTGCAGACCAAATCCAAGTGTTAGAAGGGTTGGAAGCTGTAAGAAAAAGACCAGGTATGTACATTGGTTCAACTGGACCAAGGGGCCTACATCATTTGGTTTATGAAATAGTTGATAATAGTATTGATGAAGCATTAGCAGGAAATTGTTCTGAAATATATGTGTCAATAAATAAAGATGGTAGTGTAACAGTAGTAGATGATGGTAGAGGTATACCTATTGAAGTTCATCCAAAAACTGGTCTATCAACTCTTGAAACAGTTTTAACAGTCCTACATGCGGGAGGAAAATTCGGTGGAGGAGGATACAAGGTATCTGGTGGTCTTCATGGTGTTGGTGTGTCTGTAGTTAATGCGCTAAGTGAATGGCTTATTGCCGAAATTTCAAGAGATGGAAAGATATATAGACAAGAATATAGAAAAGGTATAACTCAAGGTAAATTAGAAGTTATATCAGAAGATGCAAAAGAAACTGGAACAAAAATAACTTTCATGCCTGATGCTACTATATTTGATGAAATTGAATTTTCATATGAAACTCTAGAATACAGATTAAGAGAATTATCTTTCTTGAATAAGGTTATAAAGATAACTTTTGAAGATAAGAGAGAAGGAAAAGAAAAATCTAAGACATTCCACTATACAGGTGGTTTAGTAGAGTATGTAAAATATCTAAATAGAACAAAAAATACTCTACATGAAAATATAATACACGTAGATAAGATAGTTGATGACTGTGTTATTGAATTAGCACTACAGTATACAGACGGATATACTGAAAATATATATTCCTTTGCCAATAATATAAATACTCACGAGGGTGGAGTTCATTTATCAGGATTTAAGACAGCTCTTACAAAGACAATAAATGATTATGCTAGAAGAAATAATATATTAAAAGAAAAAGATTCAAATCTAAGTGGTGAAGATATTAGAGAAGGTATTACAGCAATAGTATCTGTAAAACTTTCAGAACCACAGTTTGAAGGTCAGACAAAGACAAAGCTTGGTAATACATTTATGAGAGGGTTAGTTGATTCTATTTCCAACGAAGAGATAGGTTCATTTTTAGAAGAAAATCCTTCTGTTGCTAAAATAATATTAGAAAAATGTTTAAGATCACAAAGGGCTAGAGAAGCTGCTAAAAAAGCAAGAGAATTAACTAGGAGAAAAAGTGTGCTTGAAAGTACATCTTTACCTGGAAAATTAGCTGATTGTTCAGAAAAATCTCCTGAAAAAAGTGAGATATTCCTAGTCGAAGGAGATTCTGCCGGTGGTTCAGCTAAGGGAGGAAGAGATAGAAATATACAAGCTATACTTCCGCTTAGAGGTAAGATTTTAAATGTTGAAAAATCTAGATTAGATAAGATATTAGCTTCAGAAGAAATAAAAAACATGATTACAGCATTTGGTTGTGGTATTGGTGATGATTTTGATGAGAATAAATTAAGGTATCATAAAATAGTAATAATGACCGATGCCGATGTCGATGGAGCACATATAAGGACATTGTTATTGACATTCTTCTTTAGATATATGAGACCACTTATAGAGCAGGGATATGTATATGCAGCTATGCCACCTCTATTTAAGATAAAGAAAGGCAAAAAAGAATTTTATGCATTCTCAGATGAAGAATTAAATAATACATTAAATGAAATAGGAAGACAGGGAACGGAAGTATCTCGTTACAAAGGTCTTGGTGAAATGAATGCAGAACAGTTATGGGAGACTACTATGGATCCAGAAAGCAGAACTTTACTACAAGTAACTGTTGATGATGCTATTATGGCAGACGAAATATTCTCTATGCTCATGGGAGATAAGGTTGCTCCAAGAAGAGAATTTATCGAAGAAAATGCTAAATATGTCAGAAACTTGGATATATAG
- the gyrA gene encoding DNA gyrase subunit A, with protein sequence MENTGNIRKIEISEEMKKSYIDYSMSVIVGRALPDVRDGLKPVHRRILYSMMEQGITPDKPYRKSARIVGDVLGKYHPHGDSSVYMAMVKMAQEFSTRGLLVDGQGNFGTVDGDSPAAMRYTEARMSKLALELLRDIDKDTVSFGPNFDESLQEPLVLPSRYPNLLVNGSNGIAVGMATSIPPHNLGEVIDATVHYIDNQDCEVEELLKFVQGPDFPTAATIVGKDGIVDAYKTGRGKVKVRGRAEIEELPKGRQQIVVTEIPYQVNKARLVERIADLVRDKKIEGISDLRDESNRKGMRIVIELKRDTNANIVLNNLYKHSQLEDTFSIIMLSIVDGTPKVLNLKEMLYYYLEHQKDVVTRRTKFELAKAQARAHILEGLKIALDNIDRVISIIRGSSTGQIAKERLIEEFDFTEIQAQAILDMRLQRLTGLERDKIENELKELMDKIEYLESILASEAKLLSVIKDEILVIRNKFADERRTEIIPAEGEFDIKDLYEEEEIAITLTHLGYIKRLPADTYKLQKRGGRGITALTTREEDFVTELISTTTYSKILFFTNRGRVYRLNAYEIPEGKRTSKGTAIVNLLQLNPGEKIARTIAFTPDQSADMESKYLIMATKNGIIKKTPINEYQNINKSGLIAIKLKDRDELIGVKMTDGNQDIMLVTENAMSIRFNENDVRPMGRTATGVKGITLSKEDRVVSMDLENEGSDLLVITKNGYGKRTDTEEYRVQIRAGKGIKTYNTNAKTGKIIGATIVNNDDEIMMINSDGVLIRIRVNDISIYGRVTSGVKLMRNDEEVEVVSIAKLKTDEIE encoded by the coding sequence ATGGAGAATACAGGAAATATAAGAAAGATAGAAATATCTGAAGAAATGAAAAAATCATATATAGATTATTCTATGAGTGTTATAGTTGGTAGAGCTTTACCAGATGTTAGAGATGGGTTAAAGCCAGTTCATAGAAGAATTCTATATTCGATGATGGAACAGGGAATCACACCTGATAAGCCATATAGAAAATCTGCTCGTATTGTCGGTGACGTACTAGGTAAGTACCATCCACATGGTGATAGCTCTGTATATATGGCAATGGTAAAAATGGCACAGGAATTTTCTACTAGAGGACTTTTAGTAGATGGCCAAGGTAACTTTGGTACAGTCGATGGAGATAGTCCAGCCGCTATGCGTTATACCGAAGCTAGAATGAGTAAATTAGCTCTAGAATTACTTAGAGATATTGACAAAGATACAGTAAGCTTTGGACCGAACTTTGATGAATCATTACAAGAACCACTTGTATTGCCATCGAGATATCCAAATTTATTAGTAAATGGTTCAAATGGTATAGCCGTTGGTATGGCTACATCTATACCACCTCATAATTTAGGTGAAGTTATAGATGCTACAGTGCACTATATAGATAATCAAGATTGTGAAGTTGAAGAATTATTAAAATTTGTACAAGGACCAGATTTTCCAACTGCAGCAACAATAGTTGGCAAGGATGGAATTGTTGATGCTTACAAGACTGGTAGAGGTAAGGTAAAAGTAAGAGGTAGAGCTGAAATTGAAGAATTACCAAAGGGAAGACAGCAAATAGTTGTTACTGAAATACCATATCAAGTAAATAAGGCTAGATTAGTAGAGAGAATAGCTGATTTAGTTAGAGATAAAAAAATTGAAGGTATATCAGATCTTAGAGATGAAAGCAATAGAAAAGGTATGAGAATAGTTATAGAGCTTAAGAGAGATACTAATGCAAATATAGTATTAAATAACTTATACAAACATTCTCAGCTTGAAGATACTTTTAGTATAATAATGCTTTCGATTGTAGATGGAACTCCAAAAGTTTTAAATCTCAAAGAAATGCTTTATTATTATTTAGAGCATCAAAAAGATGTTGTAACAAGAAGAACTAAATTCGAACTAGCAAAGGCTCAGGCAAGAGCACATATATTAGAAGGTCTAAAAATTGCACTAGATAATATTGATAGAGTAATTTCAATAATTAGAGGATCTTCTACTGGTCAAATAGCGAAAGAAAGATTGATAGAAGAATTTGACTTTACTGAAATTCAAGCTCAAGCTATACTAGATATGAGACTTCAAAGACTTACGGGATTAGAAAGAGATAAAATTGAAAATGAGTTAAAAGAATTAATGGATAAAATCGAGTATCTTGAGAGTATACTTGCCAGTGAAGCTAAATTATTATCAGTAATCAAAGATGAAATTTTAGTAATTAGAAATAAATTTGCTGATGAAAGAAGAACAGAAATAATTCCCGCAGAAGGTGAATTTGACATAAAGGATCTTTATGAAGAAGAGGAAATAGCAATCACTCTTACTCATTTAGGATACATAAAAAGACTGCCCGCTGATACTTACAAACTTCAAAAAAGAGGTGGAAGAGGTATCACTGCTCTTACTACAAGAGAAGAAGATTTTGTAACTGAATTAATATCAACAACAACTTACTCAAAAATATTATTCTTTACAAACAGGGGTAGAGTATATAGATTAAATGCATACGAAATACCTGAAGGTAAGAGGACTTCTAAGGGAACAGCTATAGTAAACTTACTACAATTGAATCCAGGGGAAAAGATTGCAAGAACTATAGCATTTACACCAGATCAGAGTGCTGATATGGAAAGTAAGTATTTAATAATGGCCACAAAGAATGGTATAATAAAGAAAACTCCAATTAATGAATATCAAAATATTAATAAATCCGGTTTAATTGCTATTAAACTAAAAGATCGAGATGAACTAATTGGTGTAAAAATGACTGATGGAAATCAAGATATTATGCTCGTGACTGAAAATGCTATGTCTATTAGGTTTAATGAAAATGATGTTAGACCAATGGGTAGAACAGCAACAGGTGTAAAGGGAATCACACTTTCTAAGGAAGATCGAGTAGTATCTATGGATCTAGAGAATGAGGGTAGTGACTTATTAGTTATAACAAAAAATGGATATGGAAAGAGAACTGATACAGAAGAGTATAGAGTTCAAATTAGAGCTGGTAAAGGTATAAAGACTTATAATACTAATGCTAAGACAGGTAAGATTATTGGTGCTACTATTGTTAATAATGACGACGAAATAATGATGATCAACTCAGACGGTGTATTGATTAGAATAAGAGTAAATGATATTTCAATCTACGGAAGAGTTACAAGTGGTGTAAAGTTAATGAGAAACGATGAAGAAGTAGAAGTAGTATCTATTGCTAAACTAAAAACCGATGAGATTGAGTAA
- a CDS encoding STAS domain-containing protein, which translates to MSLIVKENLENEGNTWKFNIAGELDVSCANELKEKIEKKLEEKMADIVLDFENLQYIDSTGLGIIVGIMKNLKKNDKDISIVKAKDNVKKIFNITGLDQIISMEG; encoded by the coding sequence ATGTCATTAATCGTTAAAGAAAATTTGGAAAACGAAGGTAATACTTGGAAATTCAATATTGCTGGTGAATTAGATGTATCATGTGCAAATGAATTAAAGGAAAAAATTGAAAAGAAATTAGAAGAAAAAATGGCTGACATAGTTTTAGATTTTGAGAATCTTCAGTATATAGATTCTACAGGATTGGGTATAATTGTAGGTATAATGAAAAATCTTAAAAAAAATGATAAAGATATATCTATAGTAAAGGCTAAGGATAATGTAAAAAAAATATTTAATATAACTGGTTTAGATCAGATAATTAGTATGGAGGGATAA
- a CDS encoding ATP-binding protein: protein MSFELIQMNMSNNPDFVSVIRLTTAGIASRIGFNMEDIEDLKVAVSEACTNAIKHSREKNFEIKFYIYEDKLEIEVLDDGIGYDVESVKDPDLSKPATSGLGLFIIKSLMDFVDIRSCGDCGTVIKFTKTLGVDN from the coding sequence TTGAGCTTTGAGTTAATACAAATGAACATGTCAAATAATCCTGACTTTGTATCTGTAATAAGACTTACTACTGCTGGTATAGCAAGTAGAATAGGTTTTAATATGGAAGATATTGAGGATTTAAAGGTAGCTGTTTCTGAAGCTTGCACTAATGCAATAAAACACAGCAGAGAGAAGAATTTTGAAATAAAATTTTATATTTATGAAGATAAATTAGAAATTGAAGTATTAGATGATGGTATAGGATACGATGTGGAATCGGTAAAGGATCCGGATCTTAGCAAGCCTGCTACAAGTGGTTTAGGTTTATTTATAATAAAATCTTTAATGGATTTTGTTGATATTAGATCTTGTGGAGATTGTGGCACAGTTATTAAGTTTACTAAGACGCTTGGAGTTGATAATTAA
- a CDS encoding SigB/SigF/SigG family RNA polymerase sigma factor: MEKMVDVKNYQDMDVKDLFKIFADDKSNKELRSVLIEKHLYLAKILSRKYINKGVDYEDIFQVASLALIYAIDRYDISKGFEFSSFATPTIVGEIKKYFRDKVWTLRVPRRIQELNKKISNAKIYLEQELKRSPRPYEIADYLDVSEEDVLEAMEASYGYQPISLDTPSNDDSEDKDMTLADRVGVEEKNFSNVEQRDFMEKFMKNLNELEIEIIKGRFFENKTQSNIAKEIGISQMTVSRLEKKIIEKLKKEYSKAV; encoded by the coding sequence ATGGAAAAAATGGTGGATGTAAAAAACTACCAAGATATGGATGTCAAAGATTTATTTAAAATTTTTGCAGATGATAAATCTAATAAAGAGTTAAGATCAGTTCTGATAGAAAAACACTTATATTTAGCAAAGATTTTATCTAGAAAGTATATAAATAAGGGAGTGGATTACGAAGATATATTTCAAGTTGCTTCACTTGCACTTATATATGCTATAGACAGATATGATATTTCAAAGGGATTCGAATTTTCAAGTTTCGCAACACCAACAATTGTAGGTGAAATTAAAAAATATTTTAGAGATAAGGTATGGACTCTAAGAGTACCAAGAAGAATTCAGGAATTGAATAAGAAGATAAGTAATGCAAAAATTTATTTGGAACAGGAGTTAAAAAGATCTCCTAGACCCTATGAAATAGCTGATTATCTAGATGTTTCTGAAGAAGATGTATTGGAGGCTATGGAAGCTTCATATGGCTATCAACCTATATCTCTTGATACACCTAGCAATGATGATTCTGAAGATAAAGATATGACTTTAGCTGACAGAGTTGGAGTTGAAGAAAAGAACTTTTCAAATGTTGAACAAAGAGACTTTATGGAAAAGTTTATGAAAAATCTAAATGAATTAGAAATTGAAATAATAAAAGGTAGATTTTTTGAAAATAAAACACAGTCTAATATAGCTAAAGAAATAGGTATATCACAAATGACTGTTTCAAGACTAGAAAAAAAGATTATAGAGAAATTAAAGAAGGAATATAGTAAGGCTGTATAG
- a CDS encoding mechanosensitive ion channel family protein, with the protein MNENAVGQTIEKQTDLVGRYFDIINKMLPSIMVAIIVLIVGIIISKVVKKVMSRILDKYKSSIGIVNFLINFVQVIIILMVLMQVMSILGVNTSSFVAIIGAAGFSIGLAFKEILSNFGSCMIILFFKPFQIGDYIVCSDIEGTVSDIHMFCTTLKTVDNKVISLPNFQITNNPVINYTAQDKRRIDFIFNVEYDTDVKKLYEIANRIFNSDTRILISPKPLIGIDSMNNNIIRFIAKPWVKTGDYYNVYYETMEKFKEEFDKNEIKFSRINILNNIK; encoded by the coding sequence ATGAATGAAAATGCTGTGGGACAGACAATAGAGAAACAAACAGACTTAGTAGGTAGATATTTTGATATAATAAACAAGATGTTGCCATCAATTATGGTGGCAATAATTGTTCTTATAGTTGGAATAATCATATCAAAAGTTGTAAAAAAAGTAATGAGTAGAATACTTGATAAATATAAGTCAAGTATTGGTATAGTCAATTTCTTGATTAATTTTGTTCAAGTAATAATAATACTGATGGTATTAATGCAAGTAATGAGTATACTGGGTGTCAATACTTCATCATTTGTGGCTATTATAGGTGCTGCTGGTTTCAGTATAGGTTTGGCCTTTAAAGAAATTTTATCAAATTTTGGTTCATGCATGATAATATTGTTTTTTAAGCCTTTTCAGATAGGTGATTACATTGTATGTAGTGATATAGAGGGTACAGTATCTGATATACATATGTTCTGTACAACACTGAAAACAGTAGATAATAAAGTTATTAGTTTGCCGAATTTTCAAATTACTAATAATCCTGTAATAAATTATACTGCTCAAGATAAAAGAAGAATAGATTTTATTTTTAATGTTGAATATGATACAGATGTAAAAAAGTTATATGAAATAGCTAATAGAATATTTAATTCTGATACTAGAATCCTTATTTCTCCTAAACCTCTAATAGGTATTGATTCAATGAATAATAATATTATAAGATTTATTGCCAAACCATGGGTAAAAACTGGAGATTATTATAATGTTTATTATGAAACAATGGAAAAATTTAAAGAAGAATTTGATAAAAATGAGATAAAATTCTCGAGAATAAATATTCTGAATAATATAAAATAA
- the serS gene encoding serine--tRNA ligase yields the protein MLDVKRIRENLEEIKVLMGRRGEGEFDPKDLDEVIELDDKRKEILKEVEVLKNQSNVDSKKIPVMMKNGEDTTAIKAELKELSDKIKEFDNELREVEAKLEYRLLRIPNVPHPDVPQGETDEDNVEIRKWGEPTKFEFEEKAHWDIGTALDILDFERAGKITGSRFTLLKGKGSRLERSLISFFMDYHTENHGYIELIPPFMANRTSFIGTGQLPKFEEDMFKLEGLEYFLVPTAEVPVTNVYANEIVDFDQLPIKHCAYTPCFRSEAGSAGRDTRGLVRQHQFNKVELVKFAKPENSYEELETLTNDAEKMLQLLGLPYRVVKICTGDLGFTAAKKYDLEVWMPSYNRYVEISSCSNFEDFQARRANIKFKRDRNSKAEFVHTLNGSGLAVGRTVAAILENYQQADGSVVVPEILRPYMGCDVIK from the coding sequence ATGTTAGACGTAAAGAGAATAAGAGAGAATTTAGAGGAAATCAAAGTACTAATGGGTAGAAGAGGTGAAGGTGAGTTCGATCCAAAGGATTTAGATGAAGTAATTGAACTTGATGATAAGAGAAAAGAAATACTTAAAGAAGTTGAAGTATTAAAGAATCAATCAAACGTTGACTCTAAAAAAATACCTGTAATGATGAAGAATGGTGAAGATACTACTGCAATAAAAGCAGAATTAAAGGAATTATCAGATAAAATAAAGGAATTTGATAATGAATTAAGAGAAGTAGAAGCAAAGTTAGAATACAGACTTCTTAGAATACCAAATGTACCTCATCCAGATGTACCACAGGGTGAAACAGATGAAGATAATGTAGAAATTAGAAAATGGGGAGAGCCTACTAAATTTGAATTTGAAGAAAAAGCTCATTGGGATATAGGAACAGCTTTAGATATATTAGATTTTGAAAGAGCTGGAAAAATAACTGGGTCAAGATTTACTCTATTAAAAGGCAAAGGATCAAGATTAGAAAGATCTTTAATATCATTTTTTATGGATTATCACACAGAAAATCATGGCTATATTGAATTAATACCACCTTTTATGGCTAATAGAACAAGTTTTATAGGTACTGGACAGCTTCCAAAATTTGAAGAAGATATGTTTAAGCTTGAAGGATTAGAATACTTCCTAGTTCCAACTGCAGAAGTTCCTGTAACAAATGTGTATGCAAATGAAATAGTAGATTTCGATCAGCTACCAATTAAACATTGTGCTTACACTCCATGCTTTAGATCTGAAGCAGGATCAGCTGGCAGAGATACCAGAGGTCTAGTAAGACAGCACCAGTTCAACAAAGTTGAATTAGTTAAGTTTGCAAAGCCAGAAAATTCTTATGAAGAATTAGAAACTTTAACAAATGATGCAGAAAAAATGCTTCAATTACTAGGATTACCATACAGAGTAGTTAAGATTTGTACAGGTGACCTTGGATTTACAGCAGCAAAGAAATATGATTTAGAAGTTTGGATGCCAAGTTATAATAGATATGTTGAAATTTCTTCTTGTTCAAACTTTGAAGATTTCCAAGCAAGAAGAGCTAACATTAAATTTAAGAGAGATAGAAATTCTAAGGCAGAATTTGTACACACTTTGAATGGTTCAGGTCTAGCAGTTGGTAGAACAGTTGCAGCTATATTAGAAAACTATCAGCAGGCTGATGGTTCAGTAGTTGTTCCAGAAATATTAAGACCATACATGGGATGCGATGTAATAAAATAA
- a CDS encoding phosphoglycerate dehydrogenase has product MKILINRNLGKEKMKAIEDLGYEILHIPEKNLKENDDIYDIDVWFTYYGFEKVDISKMKNLKYIHLTSTGYDQVPIDYILDNNIYLSNNTTGYAIPMAESIVMYILEVYKNAKTMFENQKEHKWKIDMSFGELAGKKVGFLGTGNIAKEAAKRLKAFDCKIWGLNTNGRDVENFDKCYSTDNINDLLKECDVVVGLMPATNKTNGLINKEKFEIMKENSIFLNIGRGNLVNLKDLEKYVDKFRGVVLDVVENEPLDENSSLWDSKNVIITPHNSWVSDQNLNRLGERLYDNLKNYMEKGIPKTYIKDIKRGY; this is encoded by the coding sequence ATGAAAATACTTATAAATAGAAATTTAGGTAAAGAAAAAATGAAAGCTATAGAGGATTTAGGTTATGAAATCTTACATATACCTGAGAAAAATTTAAAAGAAAATGATGATATTTATGATATAGATGTTTGGTTTACATACTATGGTTTTGAAAAAGTGGATATTAGTAAGATGAAAAATTTAAAATATATTCACCTTACTAGCACTGGATACGATCAGGTTCCAATAGATTATATATTAGATAATAATATATATCTATCAAATAATACTACTGGTTATGCAATACCGATGGCCGAGTCCATAGTAATGTATATTTTAGAGGTATATAAAAATGCAAAGACTATGTTTGAAAATCAAAAAGAACATAAGTGGAAGATAGATATGTCTTTTGGAGAGTTAGCTGGTAAAAAAGTTGGATTTTTAGGAACAGGAAATATAGCAAAAGAGGCAGCTAAGAGATTGAAAGCATTTGATTGTAAGATTTGGGGACTAAATACAAATGGAAGAGATGTAGAAAATTTTGATAAGTGTTATTCTACTGATAATATAAATGATTTATTAAAAGAATGTGATGTAGTTGTTGGATTAATGCCAGCAACAAATAAAACTAATGGTTTAATTAATAAAGAAAAATTTGAAATTATGAAAGAGAATTCAATATTTTTGAATATAGGAAGAGGTAACCTAGTAAATCTAAAAGATTTAGAAAAATATGTTGATAAATTTAGAGGTGTCGTTTTAGATGTCGTAGAAAATGAACCACTGGATGAGAATAGTTCTTTATGGGATTCAAAAAATGTAATTATTACACCTCATAATAGCTGGGTTTCAGATCAAAATCTAAATAGATTGGGCGAAAGATTATATGATAATTTAAAGAACTATATGGAAAAAGGAATACCTAAAACTTATATAAAAGATATAAAAAGAGGATATTAG
- the thiS gene encoding sulfur carrier protein ThiS has product MAFINGKKVEVENKNLKEIIIEQGYKIDRIAVELNGSIIKRVNYADYIINKEDKVEIVCFVGGG; this is encoded by the coding sequence ATGGCTTTTATAAATGGAAAAAAAGTAGAAGTTGAGAATAAGAATTTAAAAGAAATTATAATTGAACAAGGATATAAGATTGATAGGATAGCTGTTGAATTAAATGGATCAATAATAAAAAGAGTAAATTATGCAGATTATATTATAAATAAAGAAGATAAGGTTGAAATAGTATGCTTTGTAGGTGGAGGTTAG
- the thiF gene encoding sulfur carrier protein ThiS adenylyltransferase ThiF — protein sequence MEKILVNGKKIDEKMLLERNIENSYEKLKNTKVCILGLGGLGSNISLFLVRSGVGNLSLIDFDSVEASNLNRQAYFIKHIGMKKTDAIKELIENINPFINVQYKNIYVDEDNILDIISDYDYIIEAFDNATIKALVINKIIENYPEKIIISSSGMAGIEDSNNIKTQKRLKNLYICGDQYSDFEEYSGMMAPRVNICAGHQANMFLRLVLKNKINL from the coding sequence ATGGAGAAAATTTTAGTAAATGGTAAAAAAATAGATGAAAAAATGCTATTAGAAAGAAATATAGAAAATTCATACGAAAAATTAAAAAACACCAAGGTTTGTATATTGGGATTAGGTGGATTAGGATCGAATATTAGCCTTTTTTTAGTAAGATCAGGAGTTGGTAATCTATCGCTAATAGATTTTGATAGTGTAGAAGCTTCTAATTTAAATAGGCAAGCATATTTTATAAAACATATAGGAATGAAAAAGACTGATGCCATAAAAGAATTAATAGAAAATATAAATCCATTTATAAACGTTCAATATAAAAATATATATGTAGATGAAGACAATATTTTGGATATAATAAGCGACTATGATTATATAATAGAAGCTTTTGATAATGCTACAATCAAAGCTTTAGTAATAAATAAAATTATAGAAAATTATCCAGAAAAAATTATAATATCTTCTTCAGGAATGGCTGGAATTGAAGATTCTAATAATATAAAAACTCAAAAAAGGTTAAAAAATTTATATATTTGTGGTGATCAATATAGTGATTTTGAAGAGTATAGTGGAATGATGGCACCCAGGGTAAATATATGTGCTGGTCACCAGGCAAATATGTTTTTAAGGTTAGTATTAAAAAATAAAATAAATTTATAG
- a CDS encoding thiazole synthase, whose protein sequence is MQDKLIIGGKEFNSRFILGSGKYSLDLIDSAIKYAGAEMITLALRRAVGGNVENILDYIPEGVTLLPNTSGARNAEEAVRIARLSRECGCGDFIKVEVIRDSKYLLPDNQETIKATQILAKEGFIVMPYMYPDLNVARDLKNAGAACIMPLGSPIGTNKGLATKEFIKILIDEIDLPIIVDAGIGRPSQACEAMEMGAAAVMANTAIATAGDIPMMAEAFKLAIESGRKAYLSKIGRVVENGAVASSPLTGFLED, encoded by the coding sequence ATGCAGGATAAGTTAATTATAGGTGGTAAGGAGTTTAATTCACGTTTTATACTAGGTTCGGGTAAATATTCATTAGACCTAATAGATAGTGCTATAAAATATGCAGGTGCTGAAATGATAACTCTTGCACTTAGGAGAGCTGTAGGGGGTAATGTAGAAAATATTTTAGATTATATACCTGAGGGAGTGACTTTATTACCCAATACTTCTGGTGCAAGAAATGCGGAAGAAGCCGTTAGAATTGCTAGGCTTTCAAGAGAATGTGGATGTGGAGATTTTATAAAAGTAGAAGTAATAAGAGATTCTAAATATCTACTTCCAGATAATCAAGAAACTATAAAAGCTACTCAAATATTGGCTAAAGAAGGATTTATAGTGATGCCTTATATGTATCCAGATTTAAATGTTGCCAGAGATTTAAAAAATGCTGGTGCAGCTTGTATAATGCCTTTGGGTTCGCCAATAGGAACTAATAAGGGACTTGCAACAAAGGAATTTATAAAAATATTAATAGATGAAATAGATCTTCCAATAATAGTGGACGCTGGAATAGGTAGACCATCACAAGCATGTGAAGCTATGGAAATGGGAGCAGCTGCTGTAATGGCAAATACAGCTATAGCTACTGCTGGAGATATACCAATGATGGCAGAAGCATTTAAACTTGCAATAGAATCTGGTAGAAAAGCATACTTATCTAAAATTGGCAGAGTAGTTGAAAATGGTGCTGTAGCATCATCACCTCTAACAGGATTTTTAGAAGATTAG